In Synechococcales cyanobacterium T60_A2020_003, a single window of DNA contains:
- a CDS encoding insulinase family protein — MTLRLQNESSLASLSAPSIHRLSNGLTIIAEQMPVDAVNLSIWLGVGSALESDDINGMAHFLEHMIFKGTQRIPSGAFEQQVERKGAVMNAATSQDYTHYHITTAPSDFAELAPLQVEVVMNAAIPDDAFERERSVVLEEIRRANDNPRRRSYYRSMQVGFESLPYRRPVLGKEDIIQRLTPQQMRDFHSTWYQPQSMIAVAVGNLPVEMLVQTVAESFDAARPHEAIAPTSPLDPSFSRIAHLDLESPFTTIQGQEYTDSSLQQARMTMMWRVPGMADVHQTYPLDIVAYILGHGRTARLFKDLREQRELVTRISASNVTYARQGLFSISAQLPAENVEVVEAAIAQHLTDLQTTPVQESEINRVRTLVANHYVFGNETPGSRAGLYGYYRAVVGDIAPALNYPARIRALDTVDVQTAAQRYLSPTAYGIVVSKPA; from the coding sequence ATGACCCTCCGTCTCCAGAACGAATCTTCGCTTGCCTCGCTCAGCGCTCCATCCATTCATCGTTTATCCAACGGTCTCACCATCATTGCCGAACAGATGCCCGTCGATGCGGTAAATCTCAGCATCTGGTTGGGAGTGGGGTCAGCGCTGGAATCGGATGATATCAACGGTATGGCTCACTTCTTGGAGCACATGATCTTTAAGGGGACGCAACGGATTCCCAGTGGTGCCTTTGAACAGCAGGTGGAACGAAAGGGCGCAGTCATGAACGCTGCGACCAGTCAGGATTACACCCACTACCACATCACAACCGCTCCCTCTGACTTTGCGGAACTCGCCCCGCTTCAGGTGGAAGTGGTGATGAATGCCGCGATTCCCGATGACGCCTTTGAACGCGAACGATCTGTCGTTTTAGAGGAAATTCGCCGCGCCAATGATAATCCCCGTCGCCGCAGCTATTATCGGTCGATGCAAGTTGGATTTGAGAGCCTGCCCTACCGTCGTCCAGTGCTGGGGAAAGAGGACATTATTCAGCGCTTAACGCCCCAGCAAATGCGGGACTTTCACAGCACGTGGTATCAACCCCAATCGATGATTGCCGTAGCGGTGGGTAATCTTCCCGTAGAAATGCTGGTGCAAACCGTAGCCGAAAGCTTTGATGCGGCGCGTCCCCATGAGGCGATCGCCCCTACGTCGCCCCTCGACCCATCGTTTTCTCGCATTGCCCACCTCGATCTAGAATCACCCTTTACCACGATCCAAGGTCAGGAATATACGGATTCGTCGCTGCAACAGGCACGGATGACCATGATGTGGCGCGTTCCGGGTATGGCGGATGTACATCAAACCTACCCGCTGGATATCGTGGCTTATATTTTGGGACACGGACGCACGGCTCGTCTGTTCAAGGATTTGCGGGAACAGCGCGAACTCGTCACCCGCATCTCTGCTAGCAATGTCACCTATGCCCGTCAGGGATTGTTCTCCATCTCTGCTCAACTCCCGGCTGAGAATGTGGAAGTAGTAGAAGCGGCGATCGCCCAACACCTCACCGATCTCCAAACCACCCCGGTTCAGGAGTCAGAAATTAATCGGGTGCGAACCCTGGTCGCCAATCACTATGTTTTCGGCAACGAGACCCCTGGAAGTCGGGCAGGACTCTATGGTTACTATCGAGCCGTTGTGGGGGATATTGCGCCAGCCCTCAACTATCCGGCACGCATTCGCGCGTTAGACACCGTCGATGTGCAAACGGCAGCCCAGCGCTATCTTTCGCCCACGGCTTACGGTATTGTGGTTTCAAAACCTGCGTAG
- a CDS encoding phasin family protein, giving the protein MAGLGDIVQKAFYLGLGIASYAGEKAGSTLSELRSQAQKLADEMVSRGEITAEEAKRMVDDMVTRAQQSPSSPTPGPAEPIRIEILDDEEPPTSTDADKLREQVEKLREELNNLRQSS; this is encoded by the coding sequence ATGGCTGGTTTGGGAGATATAGTTCAGAAGGCGTTTTATTTGGGACTGGGAATCGCCTCCTATGCCGGGGAAAAAGCTGGAAGTACGCTCAGTGAACTGCGATCGCAGGCTCAAAAGCTAGCGGATGAAATGGTGTCGCGCGGCGAAATTACCGCTGAAGAAGCGAAGCGCATGGTGGATGATATGGTGACCCGTGCCCAGCAGTCTCCCTCGTCCCCAACCCCAGGGCCAGCCGAACCGATTCGCATCGAGATTTTAGACGATGAAGAACCGCCGACTTCTACCGATGCCGATAAACTCCGCGAACAGGTGGAAAAACTGCGGGAAGAACTGAATAACCTTCGCCAGTCGTCGTAA
- a CDS encoding fructosamine kinase family protein has product MRDQTWETIAAAIAQATHAPFEITNRRPVGGGSINHAYAVSSGNTAYFVKLNDATSLPMFEAEALGLRQIEQSKTIRVPHVICWGLADRASYIVLEWLDLGHGSRQSWAAMGEKLAAMHRVTSDRGFGWDQNNTIGSTPQPNPWTETWLDFWIDHRLGFQFQLAKRRGGHFPQQAALLDAVPELLVGHTPEPSLVHGDLWSGNAAVTTADEPVILDPATYFGDREVDLAMTELFGRFPPEFYDAYQRAYPLEPGYERRKILYNLYHILNHFNLFGSGYESQANSMMASLLR; this is encoded by the coding sequence ATGCGCGATCAAACTTGGGAAACCATTGCAGCGGCGATCGCCCAGGCAACCCACGCCCCCTTTGAAATCACGAATAGACGTCCGGTCGGAGGGGGCAGCATCAACCATGCCTATGCTGTATCGAGTGGCAACACCGCTTACTTTGTGAAGCTCAACGATGCGACTAGCCTTCCCATGTTTGAGGCGGAAGCCCTGGGATTGCGGCAAATTGAACAATCTAAAACCATTCGGGTTCCCCACGTTATCTGTTGGGGGCTAGCCGATCGCGCCTCCTACATTGTCTTGGAATGGCTGGATCTCGGTCATGGGTCTCGCCAATCTTGGGCAGCAATGGGTGAAAAGTTGGCAGCCATGCATCGAGTCACGAGCGATCGCGGCTTTGGCTGGGATCAGAACAATACCATTGGCTCTACCCCTCAGCCCAATCCCTGGACGGAAACCTGGCTGGATTTCTGGATCGACCATCGGCTGGGCTTTCAGTTTCAGTTAGCCAAACGGCGGGGCGGCCATTTCCCTCAGCAAGCGGCGCTCCTCGATGCCGTGCCCGAACTTTTAGTGGGTCACACCCCGGAGCCATCCTTGGTTCATGGCGATCTGTGGTCAGGCAATGCGGCGGTGACGACAGCGGATGAACCTGTGATTCTTGACCCGGCCACCTACTTTGGCGATCGCGAAGTGGATCTGGCGATGACCGAACTCTTTGGGCGATTCCCTCCCGAATTCTACGATGCCTACCAGCGTGCCTATCCCCTAGAACCAGGCTACGAACGCCGCAAAATTCTGTACAACCTCTACCACATCTTGAATCACTTCAACCTGTTCGGCAGCGGCTACGAATCCCAAGCCAACAGCATGATGGCCTCCCTCTTGCGGTAA